The Rhodocytophaga rosea genome has a segment encoding these proteins:
- a CDS encoding PAAR domain-containing protein, with protein MPPAARSTDMHVCPMLTALVPHVGGPIIGPGCPTVLIGGMPAAIVGDIVVCTGPPDTIIKGSATVLIGGMPAARLGDSTAHGGTIILGCMTVMIGG; from the coding sequence ATGCCTCCAGCTGCCAGATCTACCGATATGCATGTTTGCCCGATGCTAACTGCATTAGTACCACATGTAGGTGGCCCCATTATAGGGCCAGGATGCCCTACTGTATTGATTGGGGGGATGCCTGCTGCCATAGTAGGAGATATAGTCGTTTGCACTGGCCCACCAGATACCATTATTAAAGGCTCAGCTACTGTGTTAATAGGAGGGATGCCTGCTGCCAGACTAGGTGATTCTACCGCACATGGCGGAACTATTATTTTGGGCTGTATGACAGTAATGATTGGAGGATAA
- a CDS encoding phage tail protein, which yields MADAVWPIPKFHFDVTWDGGELSFTEVTGLVMESQTIDYRAGDDERFLVQKVPGLKKTSNITLKKGMFKGDDALWDWYNLSQTDPARRKDITIKLLDEEHHAVFTWLIRHAFPVKISSPDLKSDANEIAIETFELAHEGIELTAES from the coding sequence ATGGCAGATGCAGTATGGCCGATTCCGAAGTTCCACTTCGATGTAACATGGGACGGCGGCGAATTATCTTTTACAGAAGTAACAGGCCTGGTAATGGAAAGCCAGACCATTGACTACCGTGCTGGCGACGATGAGCGCTTTCTGGTGCAGAAAGTTCCTGGATTGAAAAAAACCAGCAACATTACCCTCAAAAAAGGTATGTTTAAAGGCGATGATGCCCTTTGGGACTGGTATAATCTTTCCCAGACTGATCCTGCCAGACGTAAGGATATCACCATTAAATTGCTGGATGAAGAACATCATGCCGTATTCACCTGGCTCATCCGGCATGCCTTTCCAGTTAAAATATCTTCGCCAGACCTTAAGTCGGATGCTAATGAAATTGCCATTGAAACTTTTGAACTGGCACACGAAGGCATAGAACTTACAGCAGAAAGTTAG
- a CDS encoding CIS tube protein: MSLTKLKIGSYQNATCEGQPKETFIALINPATISRKLSVSLSNQSQPPGRAGSESKYKNTEPETISFDLYLDGTGAIDDDGQTPKKTVTDLVNKFLKVALAFDGKIHEPPYTKINWGTLEFKGRITTCDISYTLFDSDGDPLRAKLGLSFNGASTPDEQNKRENRNSPDLSHTLVVNEGDTLPLMCNKIYKDSTLYVQVARINGLVNFRNLIPGTTLLFPPIK; the protein is encoded by the coding sequence ATGAGCTTAACCAAATTGAAAATTGGGTCATATCAGAATGCTACTTGTGAGGGACAACCCAAAGAGACATTTATTGCCCTTATTAATCCGGCTACCATCAGCCGCAAGCTGAGCGTATCCCTTAGCAATCAAAGCCAGCCACCTGGAAGGGCAGGTTCTGAATCCAAATACAAAAATACAGAACCGGAAACAATATCTTTCGATTTGTATTTAGATGGTACTGGTGCTATTGATGATGACGGGCAAACACCTAAAAAAACGGTAACAGATCTGGTAAACAAATTTCTGAAAGTAGCCCTTGCTTTTGATGGCAAGATTCATGAACCGCCCTATACCAAGATAAACTGGGGAACACTCGAATTTAAAGGCCGTATTACAACCTGCGACATTAGTTACACCCTTTTTGATTCTGATGGCGACCCTCTCCGGGCAAAATTGGGTTTGAGTTTCAATGGAGCAAGCACGCCTGATGAACAAAATAAGCGGGAAAACCGGAATTCACCGGATTTATCTCATACGCTGGTCGTAAATGAAGGAGATACCCTTCCACTGATGTGTAATAAAATTTATAAAGACAGCACCCTATATGTGCAAGTGGCCAGAATAAACGGATTGGTTAATTTCAGAAACCTAATTCCCGGTACTACTCTACTATTTCCTCCTATTAAATAA
- a CDS encoding baseplate J/gp47 family protein encodes MKAEDFSKVISSGTAQDNRFLEALDFNYVKIDERSLEDLLVFATGFAKLINFYDLNGQIDGDWSEFLNDETVILAAMAQTEPVKTEARFKQYIYKARLFLNPAKKLHYLRLCFKEIYDIAQLFEFWHTKLKAVEDFTSAQVSVRNEITNAIYGKLSVALGKLKSYDEGAEQAEALGEKIGLDYTSFGLFWGLSEFEPSSAIYEGDTLKEKIDLATESLQQLFQAFYETLLYLKLKSPEYLAQSLQTDIHYPEVALFISFLKLFTIAQGNINNLTRRHLDFYYLSILKQKPKPPVPDTVYLKFLIDDAAQVAQVKQGTGFLAGEDENGNDIVYQADSELQVNRVKINRMDTIFMYNKALNVRGISKTLIGNMLVAGIPLKAPVADITGNIRKKTYATFGEDQTGKGIKEKTMTNATMGFAVASPTLLMREGNREISLGFTFSEQSFPRFKQYIEDIAFTSRTSEKETFIKIFLDAFLISVTSDQGWYQVHKYVVTQDEKNFLLNIRFDLGYTEPAIIGFDDEVHSGRFATELPIVRLLLNSESYVYLYSLLSNMVLEQVTVNTQVKGVKNLQLYNQIGQLNLDTPYYPFGPLPSVGNYLLIGSNEVFQKPLEKLNIHIEWFDLPRHSNGFLGYYDGYGLKIDNTVYEATLSVLDEGRWKPDTLSEQQHVKLFRTVDKNGLNGKLQPDAALHNKTSINTIDIKNIRLPSNYAAIEDKLVYTHTTRRGFIKLELNKPDFAFAHSVYPSVLSEVAIANSKSGFFNSKTKSAKDLRKMPNPPYTPLVKSITLDYASSSIISLKDRSRKTEKSASKGQIFHIHPFGENMVYPDNSRQLTYVLPSYDFEGCLLIGLMGVQPAQTVSFLFEMMDDSTVSSEDDPPVVEWSYLMDNEWYLLAPSKILRDDTNGFLKTGIIMVELPYQLKKGNTIVDPDLYWLRVAVLKNIRVASKTVSVFTQVLTATLSEKSNWEGKYLEKVLPAFTIQRSIDTIEGIQSVVQPLDSFGGMPRESMPKFYTRVAERLRHKDRAIMTWDYERLVLEKFPSIFKATCLPNMTSKNLDSPGSVLIVVTPYYQFAANPSEPTVSSEVLYQVKSYIQQFTSPFVKVEVRNPQYERIRIICNVKFTSGYSYGFYIQKLNEQINRHLSRNIFANQKGIELGGKIYSSDILSFMRTLPYVDFITKFSMVQSARDFTGKYVLIDTAREGVARASLQATKPWSVLVPAHEHQITVLVEKQEEQSMQAGVEYLELGEDFIIE; translated from the coding sequence ATGAAGGCAGAAGATTTTTCAAAAGTGATAAGCAGTGGTACTGCCCAGGACAATCGTTTCCTGGAGGCGCTTGATTTTAACTACGTAAAGATAGACGAGCGTTCTCTGGAAGATTTACTGGTATTTGCCACTGGTTTTGCTAAACTTATTAACTTTTATGACCTTAATGGACAAATAGATGGCGACTGGTCGGAGTTTCTGAATGACGAAACGGTGATTCTGGCAGCCATGGCCCAGACAGAGCCGGTAAAAACAGAAGCCCGTTTTAAACAATATATATATAAAGCCCGCCTTTTTCTCAATCCGGCAAAAAAACTGCATTACCTGCGTTTGTGCTTTAAGGAGATTTACGATATAGCCCAGTTGTTTGAATTCTGGCATACTAAACTAAAGGCCGTAGAAGATTTTACCAGCGCCCAGGTAAGTGTCAGGAATGAAATTACGAATGCCATTTATGGCAAACTGAGCGTAGCCTTAGGTAAACTGAAATCTTATGATGAAGGAGCTGAACAAGCGGAGGCATTGGGAGAAAAAATCGGCCTGGATTATACATCTTTTGGACTCTTCTGGGGACTATCCGAATTTGAGCCTTCTTCAGCAATATATGAAGGCGATACACTGAAAGAAAAAATAGATCTGGCCACTGAAAGTTTACAACAATTGTTTCAGGCATTCTACGAAACGCTTCTGTATCTTAAATTAAAATCTCCGGAATATCTGGCGCAGTCCTTACAAACAGATATTCATTATCCGGAAGTTGCCTTATTTATCTCTTTTCTGAAATTGTTTACGATTGCCCAGGGAAATATAAATAATCTTACCAGACGGCATCTGGATTTTTACTACCTGTCTATTCTTAAACAGAAACCTAAGCCACCGGTTCCGGATACCGTATACCTGAAATTTCTTATTGACGATGCAGCCCAGGTAGCTCAGGTGAAACAAGGCACCGGTTTTCTGGCTGGCGAAGACGAAAATGGCAATGATATTGTTTACCAGGCAGACAGTGAGTTGCAGGTTAACCGGGTGAAGATCAACCGCATGGATACCATTTTTATGTATAATAAGGCCTTAAATGTCAGAGGGATCAGCAAGACACTTATCGGAAATATGCTGGTGGCTGGTATACCATTAAAAGCACCTGTAGCTGATATTACGGGAAACATCCGTAAAAAAACCTATGCCACCTTTGGCGAAGACCAGACTGGAAAAGGAATAAAAGAAAAAACCATGACCAATGCGACCATGGGTTTTGCCGTAGCCTCTCCAACTTTACTGATGCGTGAAGGGAACCGGGAAATAAGCCTGGGCTTTACATTTTCAGAACAAAGTTTTCCCAGATTCAAACAATATATTGAAGATATTGCCTTTACTTCCAGAACTTCTGAGAAAGAAACGTTCATCAAAATATTTCTGGATGCTTTTCTCATATCTGTTACAAGCGACCAGGGATGGTACCAGGTACATAAATACGTAGTGACACAAGATGAGAAAAATTTCCTGCTGAACATACGTTTTGACCTGGGCTATACTGAACCTGCTATTATCGGCTTTGATGATGAAGTACATTCCGGACGTTTTGCTACAGAATTACCCATTGTCAGGCTGCTGCTCAATAGCGAGTCTTATGTGTACCTGTATTCTTTGCTAAGTAATATGGTGCTGGAGCAGGTAACGGTGAATACACAGGTAAAAGGCGTAAAAAACCTGCAGCTTTATAATCAGATTGGCCAGCTCAACCTTGATACACCGTATTATCCTTTTGGCCCTTTACCCAGTGTAGGAAATTATTTGTTGATTGGCAGCAATGAAGTATTTCAAAAGCCGCTGGAAAAATTAAATATACATATCGAATGGTTTGATCTGCCCAGACATAGCAATGGATTTCTGGGATATTATGATGGCTACGGCCTCAAAATAGACAATACTGTATATGAAGCTACTTTATCCGTGCTGGATGAAGGCCGCTGGAAACCTGACACTCTATCGGAACAGCAACATGTGAAGTTATTCAGAACCGTGGATAAAAATGGACTGAATGGAAAGCTACAGCCTGATGCTGCCTTGCATAATAAAACCTCTATCAATACAATTGATATTAAAAACATCCGGCTGCCTTCTAATTATGCCGCTATAGAAGATAAGCTGGTGTATACACACACCACCAGGCGGGGATTTATTAAACTTGAATTAAATAAACCGGACTTTGCCTTTGCGCATAGTGTGTATCCTTCAGTATTATCGGAAGTAGCCATTGCCAATTCAAAATCCGGCTTTTTCAATAGCAAAACCAAATCTGCCAAAGACCTCAGGAAAATGCCTAATCCACCTTATACGCCACTGGTGAAATCTATTACCCTGGATTATGCTTCTTCCTCCATTATTTCTTTGAAAGACCGTTCCCGCAAAACCGAAAAATCAGCCTCCAAAGGCCAGATTTTTCATATTCATCCCTTTGGCGAAAATATGGTCTACCCGGATAATTCCAGGCAACTTACCTATGTATTGCCATCGTACGACTTTGAAGGCTGTTTGTTAATCGGACTCATGGGCGTTCAGCCAGCCCAAACGGTTTCGTTTCTGTTCGAAATGATGGACGATTCTACGGTTTCTTCCGAAGATGATCCGCCGGTAGTAGAGTGGAGTTATTTGATGGATAATGAGTGGTATTTACTGGCACCTTCCAAAATACTTCGTGATGATACCAATGGTTTTCTCAAAACCGGAATTATTATGGTAGAATTACCTTACCAGCTCAAAAAGGGCAATACCATTGTTGATCCAGACCTATACTGGTTAAGAGTAGCTGTATTGAAAAACATACGGGTTGCTTCCAAAACCGTGAGTGTATTTACACAAGTGTTAACGGCTACCTTATCCGAAAAAAGTAACTGGGAAGGAAAGTATCTGGAGAAAGTATTGCCGGCTTTTACCATTCAGCGTTCCATAGATACCATTGAAGGAATACAATCGGTAGTGCAGCCTTTGGATTCTTTTGGAGGCATGCCCAGAGAAAGTATGCCTAAGTTTTATACCAGAGTAGCTGAGCGCCTGCGGCATAAAGACAGAGCCATCATGACCTGGGATTATGAAAGACTGGTACTGGAGAAATTTCCTTCTATTTTCAAAGCGACCTGCCTGCCCAACATGACCAGTAAAAATCTGGATTCCCCTGGCAGTGTGTTGATTGTAGTAACACCGTATTATCAATTTGCAGCTAATCCCAGTGAACCTACAGTGAGTAGTGAGGTACTATACCAGGTGAAATCTTATATACAGCAGTTTACCTCTCCGTTTGTGAAAGTAGAAGTGCGTAATCCTCAGTACGAACGCATCCGTATCATTTGTAATGTAAAATTCACCAGCGGATACAGCTATGGCTTTTATATTCAGAAACTAAATGAACAAATTAACAGGCATTTGTCGAGGAATATATTTGCCAATCAGAAAGGGATTGAGCTAGGCGGCAAAATATACAGTTCGGATATTCTCAGTTTTATGCGTACACTGCCGTATGTGGATTTTATTACCAAATTTTCGATGGTACAATCGGCCAGGGATTTTACAGGAAAATATGTATTAATTGATACAGCCAGAGAAGGTGTGGCAAGAGCTTCTTTACAAGCAACTAAACCCTGGTCTGTACTAGTGCCTGCCCATGAACACCAGATCACTGTGCTGGTAGAAAAACAGGAAGAACAATCGATGCAGGCCGGTGTGGAATACTTAGAACTGGGCGAAGATTTTATTATAGAGTAA
- the vgrG gene encoding type VI secretion system tip protein VgrG produces the protein MAGNQEQEGGVVSYNILTNGKVNTAGYDLMSIQVTKGINKISTAKLKIVDGGVSENQPWNQSDSKDFAPGVEIEIQAGYENNNKTIFKGIIIKHGLKITKSGDSYLSIECKDKAVKLTVGRKNKLFVKKKDSDILTEIINAYGIEKQIDATTFQHKEVIQHYCTDWDFVMMRAEINGLVAITDDGKLLVKKPDLSSEPVVSITYGVNMYDFQADMDARTQLTKVVAHAWDSDKQALVESSSKTPDELSQGSTPSSKLAQTIGLDEYLLQTTAGIKDVSVLEAWANAKHTRSYLSKIKGTVTCIGTAAIKPGTLIELSGLSSQFNGKAFVSGVTHIVEEGNWTTTAEMGLSFDWFSEETPLIDAPPASGMVAPMKGLFIAKVVKIDEDEAGEYRIQIKIPILGDNQGWWARLSTMYATNESGTFFYPEVGDEVIVGFLNEDPQYPIIMGSVHSKSSKPPFIPENTNKTKGFVTRSKLKITFDDEKKITKIETPGGNSITLNDDERNIIIEDQNKNKIEMNKEGIAITSQKDIIMKAQGKIVMEAQGNIEAKATGDAKVEGMNVAMKGSMKFAAEGAMTEVKGSGQTTIKGGIVMIN, from the coding sequence ATGGCTGGTAATCAAGAACAGGAAGGAGGAGTTGTATCTTATAACATCCTTACCAATGGCAAGGTGAATACAGCCGGGTATGACCTGATGTCTATTCAGGTTACAAAAGGAATTAATAAGATTTCTACCGCTAAATTGAAAATAGTAGATGGTGGTGTATCTGAAAATCAACCCTGGAACCAGAGTGACTCCAAGGATTTCGCTCCGGGTGTGGAAATAGAAATTCAGGCGGGGTATGAAAACAATAATAAAACCATATTTAAAGGCATTATTATTAAGCATGGATTAAAAATTACTAAATCCGGTGATTCTTATTTAAGCATTGAATGCAAAGACAAAGCGGTTAAACTCACCGTGGGTAGAAAAAATAAATTGTTTGTTAAGAAAAAAGATAGTGATATTCTGACGGAAATAATAAATGCGTATGGCATAGAAAAACAAATAGATGCCACTACTTTTCAGCACAAAGAAGTAATACAGCACTATTGTACCGACTGGGATTTTGTGATGATGCGTGCTGAAATCAATGGACTAGTTGCCATCACTGATGATGGAAAACTGCTTGTAAAAAAACCTGACCTAAGCAGCGAACCGGTCGTTTCGATAACCTATGGCGTTAATATGTATGATTTTCAGGCGGATATGGATGCCCGTACGCAGCTCACAAAAGTGGTTGCCCATGCCTGGGATTCAGATAAACAGGCACTGGTAGAATCTTCTTCAAAAACGCCCGATGAGCTTAGTCAGGGCAGTACCCCATCTTCTAAGCTGGCTCAAACCATCGGATTAGATGAGTATTTATTGCAGACAACTGCCGGCATTAAAGATGTAAGTGTGCTGGAAGCCTGGGCCAATGCCAAGCATACCCGGTCGTATTTATCGAAAATTAAAGGTACAGTAACCTGCATAGGCACAGCCGCTATAAAGCCCGGTACCCTGATAGAATTATCCGGATTGAGCAGCCAGTTTAATGGAAAGGCTTTTGTAAGTGGGGTGACCCACATTGTGGAAGAAGGAAACTGGACTACTACGGCTGAAATGGGGCTTTCCTTTGATTGGTTTTCCGAAGAAACCCCTTTAATTGATGCGCCTCCGGCATCGGGAATGGTGGCTCCGATGAAGGGCTTGTTCATAGCAAAAGTGGTCAAAATTGACGAAGACGAAGCTGGAGAATACCGCATACAAATAAAAATTCCAATCCTGGGAGATAACCAGGGCTGGTGGGCCAGGCTATCTACCATGTATGCTACCAATGAGTCGGGTACATTTTTTTATCCGGAGGTGGGCGACGAAGTGATTGTTGGTTTTCTGAATGAAGATCCACAGTATCCCATTATTATGGGTTCTGTACACAGTAAAAGTTCTAAACCGCCTTTCATACCGGAAAATACCAATAAGACCAAAGGATTTGTTACCAGAAGCAAGCTTAAGATCACCTTTGATGACGAGAAAAAAATTACAAAAATTGAGACGCCCGGCGGAAACTCTATTACCCTGAATGATGACGAAAGGAATATCATTATTGAGGATCAGAACAAAAATAAAATAGAGATGAATAAGGAGGGGATCGCTATTACCAGTCAGAAAGATATTATCATGAAGGCACAAGGAAAAATAGTGATGGAAGCACAGGGTAATATAGAGGCGAAAGCAACAGGGGATGCCAAAGTAGAAGGAATGAATGTAGCTATGAAAGGCAGTATGAAGTTTGCTGCGGAAGGTGCCATGACAGAAGTAAAAGGTTCCGGCCAGACGACCATCAAAGGCGGCATTGTAATGATTAATTGA
- a CDS encoding adhesin: protein MPLQNRSTLKNFFRKGQLPAEGHFYDLIESMINKVDDGMSKTIDDGLMLSPIGTSKKLISFYRNIEDKNAAWSLEIDSGDSNLHINNHLGDNILSLQNDGKIGVNRSNPEYELDVNGTVAMSGRMGTFHTGKVLADGNWHPVLTELNGCHVLEIVAGVGKKKTGKYALIHAIALSTFGDSNDCIDIKHAYYGGRGHKIDLRWTGSTYNYSLEMRTRSTYNGPYYVKYHITSLWFDKFMDQSMESE, encoded by the coding sequence ATGCCATTACAAAACAGAAGCACCCTTAAAAATTTTTTCCGGAAAGGGCAACTGCCGGCAGAAGGGCATTTTTACGACCTGATCGAGTCTATGATCAATAAGGTCGACGATGGCATGTCGAAGACCATAGATGATGGCCTGATGCTTTCGCCAATTGGCACTTCTAAAAAACTGATCAGTTTTTACCGGAATATTGAAGATAAGAATGCGGCCTGGAGCCTGGAAATTGACAGTGGCGATTCTAACCTGCACATCAATAATCACCTGGGCGATAATATTCTATCCCTCCAAAATGATGGCAAAATTGGCGTGAACCGCAGCAATCCGGAATATGAACTCGATGTGAATGGGACAGTAGCCATGAGTGGGAGGATGGGTACTTTTCATACTGGCAAAGTGCTCGCAGATGGCAACTGGCATCCGGTGCTGACAGAACTTAATGGTTGTCATGTACTGGAAATAGTGGCCGGGGTAGGCAAGAAAAAAACCGGAAAATATGCGCTTATTCATGCCATAGCCCTGAGTACATTTGGCGATTCTAACGATTGTATTGACATTAAACATGCCTATTATGGCGGCCGTGGCCATAAAATTGACCTACGCTGGACAGGTTCAACTTATAATTATAGCCTGGAAATGCGTACCAGAAGCACTTACAATGGACCTTACTATGTCAAATACCACATTACCAGCCTCTGGTTCGATAAATTTATGGACCAAAGTATGGAAAGTGAGTAA
- a CDS encoding DUF5908 family protein has translation MPIEIKELVVRIIVQDKSHPQIHDPNRMPAISVREIVEECVEKVMEKLEAKLER, from the coding sequence ATGCCCATTGAAATTAAAGAGCTGGTAGTCCGGATTATTGTCCAGGATAAATCTCATCCACAAATACACGACCCCAACCGAATGCCAGCTATATCTGTTAGGGAAATTGTGGAGGAATGTGTAGAGAAAGTAATGGAAAAGTTAGAAGCCAAACTGGAAAGATAG
- a CDS encoding GPW/gp25 family protein gives MKHRKTFLGIGWQFPPTFDKRSGSVMLVSEEEDIRESLQILMSTRPGERIMLPQYGCDLDSFVFQSVNSTLINEMKSKIEFAVLYFEPRITLNQVDIKLDEHIDGLLLIELIYIIRKTNTRSNMVYPFYIIEGNEVRYKPASL, from the coding sequence ATGAAACACCGTAAAACTTTTCTGGGAATTGGCTGGCAGTTTCCACCTACTTTCGATAAACGGTCTGGCAGTGTGATGCTGGTTTCAGAAGAAGAGGACATCCGGGAAAGCCTGCAAATTCTTATGTCTACCAGACCTGGCGAAAGAATCATGTTACCTCAATATGGATGCGATCTGGATTCTTTTGTGTTTCAATCGGTGAACAGTACGCTTATCAATGAAATGAAAAGCAAAATTGAATTTGCTGTGCTCTATTTTGAACCCAGAATCACTCTCAATCAGGTAGATATAAAATTAGATGAACATATAGATGGGTTGTTACTGATAGAATTAATATATATCATCAGAAAAACAAATACCCGAAGTAATATGGTATATCCATTCTATATTATTGAGGGCAATGAAGTCCGCTATAAGCCGGCTAGTCTGTAA
- a CDS encoding phage tail protein produces MATYYYPPVGFHFKVKVSDNTFGEIDAGFQEASGISMEIKTEDVTEGGENGFVHRLPQSVQYSPLVLKRGLVVQGSKLDKWCRDTIQSNFMNIQRKDILVSLLSVEKHQPIMSWSFKKAYPTKFEISNFNASNNEIVVATLQFTYTKFELVHPSE; encoded by the coding sequence ATGGCAACTTATTATTATCCACCGGTAGGTTTTCATTTTAAAGTAAAAGTAAGTGATAATACTTTCGGTGAAATCGATGCCGGTTTTCAGGAAGCTTCCGGAATTTCCATGGAGATCAAAACAGAAGATGTAACAGAAGGAGGGGAAAACGGATTTGTTCACCGTCTCCCCCAATCTGTTCAGTATTCCCCTTTGGTTTTAAAAAGAGGACTGGTGGTACAAGGTTCCAAACTGGATAAATGGTGCCGCGATACCATACAATCAAACTTTATGAACATTCAGCGGAAAGATATTTTAGTGAGTTTGCTTTCGGTGGAGAAGCATCAGCCCATTATGTCATGGAGCTTTAAAAAAGCTTACCCTACTAAATTTGAGATTTCAAATTTTAATGCAAGCAATAATGAAATCGTAGTGGCTACCCTACAGTTTACTTACACAAAATTCGAGCTGGTACACCCAAGTGAATAA
- a CDS encoding phage tail sheath family protein: MAQTLATPGVYVEEKKAFPNSLVSIPTAVPTFIGYTEKAGRGGQSLINRPIRVTSLADYQSIFGGGFPGTFTIKAAPNALQEFDFELDGKGYSLLSDMTSKFLLYNSIRMFFANGGKNCYVISVGSYYAPALPAKPEKTTKEPKDEVPKEDAGVKIVEKAGKAADAGKRRINSINKKALEDAIGVLISEEEPTLLIIPEAVMLEEADCYALQQAMLLHCGFKMRNRFAILDVYNGFLPRTYDENDVITRFREGVGSNNLSYGAAYYPWVYSSIVQNEEVSYKSVSNIDQLETLLSREAELTTDNPKKVDEIKTEVRKLSQADTDADTLNQTLLAISPTFKTIMQKVRAQMNVIPPSAGMAGVYAAVDNTRGVWKAPANVGFNSVIAPVVKLTNDDQEDLNVTVTGKSVNAIRSFIGQGTVIWGARTLDGNSQDYRYINVRRTLIYMEQSIKLAAKAYVYEPNTAATWILIRSMIASFLDDLWRQGGLVGTTPDQAYEVLVGLGTTMTPNDILDGIMRISVKVAISRPAEFIVITFQQKMQES; encoded by the coding sequence ATGGCACAAACGTTAGCAACCCCCGGGGTTTATGTGGAAGAGAAAAAAGCCTTCCCCAACTCGCTGGTCAGTATCCCAACGGCAGTTCCTACTTTTATCGGATATACCGAAAAAGCAGGCCGAGGCGGACAATCCCTCATCAACCGCCCTATTCGTGTTACTTCTCTGGCCGACTATCAGAGTATTTTTGGTGGCGGATTTCCGGGCACATTTACGATTAAAGCAGCACCCAATGCCTTGCAGGAATTTGATTTTGAACTGGATGGAAAAGGATATAGCCTGCTGTCGGATATGACCTCCAAATTTTTGCTTTATAACAGCATCCGTATGTTTTTTGCCAATGGCGGAAAAAACTGCTATGTGATTTCTGTAGGTTCTTATTATGCACCTGCTTTGCCTGCCAAACCTGAAAAAACAACTAAAGAACCTAAAGACGAAGTTCCAAAAGAAGACGCAGGCGTGAAGATTGTGGAAAAAGCCGGAAAAGCAGCTGATGCTGGTAAACGAAGAATCAATTCAATTAATAAAAAAGCCCTGGAAGATGCGATAGGCGTACTCATCAGTGAGGAAGAGCCTACCTTGCTTATTATTCCGGAAGCAGTAATGCTGGAAGAAGCCGATTGTTATGCCTTGCAGCAGGCCATGTTATTGCATTGTGGCTTTAAGATGAGAAACCGATTTGCTATTTTGGATGTATACAATGGCTTTTTGCCCAGAACCTATGATGAAAACGATGTGATCACCAGATTCCGGGAAGGAGTAGGTTCCAATAATTTAAGTTATGGGGCTGCCTATTATCCCTGGGTATATTCATCCATTGTGCAGAATGAAGAAGTAAGCTATAAAAGTGTCTCCAATATCGATCAACTTGAAACTTTATTGTCCAGAGAAGCTGAACTGACTACCGATAATCCAAAGAAAGTAGACGAAATTAAAACAGAGGTCCGGAAGTTATCGCAGGCAGATACAGATGCCGACACCCTCAACCAGACTTTACTGGCAATCAGTCCTACATTTAAAACCATTATGCAGAAGGTACGGGCGCAAATGAATGTGATTCCACCTAGTGCAGGGATGGCAGGGGTATATGCTGCAGTAGATAATACCAGAGGCGTATGGAAAGCGCCAGCCAATGTGGGTTTCAATTCTGTAATTGCCCCGGTGGTAAAACTCACCAACGACGATCAGGAAGACCTTAATGTAACCGTTACCGGTAAATCAGTAAATGCGATCCGTTCCTTTATCGGCCAGGGTACCGTGATCTGGGGTGCCAGAACTTTGGATGGCAACAGCCAGGATTACCGTTATATTAACGTTCGACGGACATTGATTTACATGGAGCAGTCTATTAAACTCGCTGCCAAAGCCTATGTGTACGAACCCAATACGGCAGCTACCTGGATTCTGATCCGCAGCATGATTGCATCTTTCCTGGATGATCTATGGCGGCAGGGTGGTCTGGTGGGTACTACACCAGATCAGGCTTATGAAGTACTGGTTGGACTAGGCACCACGATGACTCCCAATGATATTCTGGATGGCATTATGCGCATTAGTGTGAAAGTAGCTATTTCCCGTCCGGCTGAATTCATTGTAATTACTTTCCAGCAAAAGATGCAGGAGAGCTAA